CGTCTCCCGCTGAGAATACAGTCTGGAGTTTGTTAGTTTGTTCGTTTGCAGGAAAGAATCAAAATGTATTATGTTTATATTTTAAAAAGCAAAAAAGACGGGAATCTATACATTGGCCAGACATCAAACCTGAACCAAAGACTGGAATGCCACAATTCTGGAAGGATTAAGTCTACGAAGAGACAACACCGTTCCAATTGATTCACG
This region of Candidatus Zixiibacteriota bacterium genomic DNA includes:
- a CDS encoding GIY-YIG nuclease family protein; the encoded protein is MYYVYILKSKKDGNLYIGQTSNLNQRLECHNSGRIKSTKRQHRSN